The following are from one region of the Halogeometricum sp. S3BR5-2 genome:
- a CDS encoding TATA-box-binding protein, translating into MSAPADSIEIQNVVASTGIGQELDLEALADDLPGADFNPDNFPGLVYRTQDPKAAALIFRSGKIVCTGAKSIDDVHEALGIIFDKLRGLNIPVDEDPEITVQNIVSSADLGHNLNLNALAIGLGLEDVEYEPEQFPGLVYRMDEPEVVILLFGSGKIVITGGKQTDDAETAVVEIVKRIDNLGLLD; encoded by the coding sequence ATGAGTGCGCCGGCAGACTCCATCGAGATTCAGAACGTAGTCGCATCGACCGGAATCGGACAGGAACTCGACCTCGAAGCACTCGCGGACGACCTCCCCGGTGCCGACTTCAACCCCGACAACTTCCCCGGTCTGGTCTACCGGACGCAGGACCCGAAGGCGGCCGCCCTCATCTTTCGGTCCGGAAAGATCGTCTGCACGGGCGCGAAGAGCATCGACGACGTCCACGAGGCACTGGGCATCATCTTCGACAAACTCCGCGGGCTGAACATCCCCGTCGACGAGGACCCCGAGATAACCGTTCAGAACATCGTCTCCAGCGCGGACCTCGGACACAACCTCAACCTGAACGCTCTCGCAATCGGCCTCGGCCTCGAAGACGTCGAGTACGAACCGGAGCAGTTCCCCGGTCTCGTCTACCGGATGGACGAACCCGAAGTCGTCATCCTCCTGTTCGGTTCCGGTAAGATAGTCATCACGGGCGGAAAACAGACCGACGACGCCGAGACGGCCGTCGTCGAAATCGTAAAGCGCATCGACAACCTCGGACTGCTCGACTGA
- a CDS encoding helix-turn-helix transcriptional regulator: MSARDEIAFLVGSESRVAILRALRKHPHRPSELGTECSCARETAQRTVSAFVERGWAEKETEDGRYALTAAGDMVADGYEEFEATVAVADRFSVLLANVGSVVADLDPVVLRRLHGTAATSDNPHAPINRFLTVTGSEYVDEFRGITPIVSRIFNEAAERIIGPESSVQLVIDERVFETSASEYPDDLARAYELDQFQLFVSPRRLEFGLMLVDGHAYLAAYDEQGNLIASVDGTDEEFVDWAERTYARYRTDSYTPSVGDETNGETAKNPFEPDGA, encoded by the coding sequence ATGAGTGCACGCGATGAGATAGCGTTTCTCGTCGGATCTGAGAGTCGGGTCGCGATTCTGCGGGCCCTTCGGAAACACCCTCACCGACCGAGCGAGTTGGGGACGGAGTGTTCGTGCGCGCGCGAGACGGCGCAACGGACGGTGAGCGCCTTCGTCGAACGCGGATGGGCCGAAAAGGAGACCGAGGACGGGCGGTACGCGCTGACGGCCGCGGGGGATATGGTCGCGGACGGATACGAGGAGTTCGAGGCGACGGTCGCCGTCGCCGACCGGTTCTCGGTGCTACTCGCCAATGTGGGCAGCGTCGTCGCCGACCTCGACCCCGTCGTTCTCCGCCGACTCCACGGGACGGCGGCGACGTCTGACAACCCGCACGCGCCTATCAACCGATTTCTGACCGTCACCGGGAGCGAGTACGTCGACGAGTTCCGCGGAATCACGCCCATCGTCAGCCGCATCTTCAACGAGGCGGCCGAGCGCATCATCGGCCCCGAGTCGAGCGTCCAACTCGTCATCGACGAACGCGTCTTCGAGACGTCCGCGTCGGAGTATCCCGACGACCTCGCCCGCGCCTACGAACTCGACCAGTTCCAACTGTTCGTCTCGCCGAGGCGATTGGAGTTCGGACTCATGCTGGTGGACGGCCACGCGTACCTCGCCGCGTACGACGAGCAGGGCAACCTCATCGCCAGCGTCGACGGCACCGACGAGGAGTTCGTCGACTGGGCCGAACGGACGTACGCCCGCTACCGGACCGACTCGTACACCCCCTCGGTGGGCGACGAGACGAACGGCGAGACGGCGAAGAACCCCTTCGAGCCGGACGGTGCGTGA
- a CDS encoding Cdc6/Cdc18 family protein: protein MPNASDDLFTREDPIFANKELLEINHLPGEGRIVGRDDEISNLATAVNPAIFGQSPSNVLIYGKTGTGKSLCAKYVSQRLVETASEEAVKATFAYVDCAQDTTETQAVQTIADSVNRSEVTGIKVPDKGLSTSTYYKRLWRILDAQYDVVLIILDEIDKLNDDDILMQLSRAGEAGKIDQCKLGVIGISNKIQYKDRMDERVKSSLCEREFVFPPYDANQLRDIMQARSDAFRDGVLDASTIPRAAALAAREHGDARKAIDILRYAGEIAQSTAASTVREEFVTQARERAETDRFRELIRGSTPHSRYVLQALAMLSLSNDRKDGFRTSRVYEVYENICTGQGSDSLSLRRVRDLLKEHAFLDIIEQSKHSGGSAEGSYTKHQLLEDPQVVRDVLTENVGT, encoded by the coding sequence ATGCCGAACGCCAGCGACGACCTCTTCACTCGGGAGGACCCCATCTTCGCCAACAAGGAACTCCTCGAGATAAACCACCTGCCGGGCGAGGGCCGCATCGTCGGCCGCGACGACGAGATATCCAACCTCGCGACGGCGGTCAACCCCGCCATCTTCGGGCAGAGTCCGAGCAACGTCCTCATCTACGGAAAGACGGGTACCGGAAAGTCGCTCTGCGCGAAGTACGTCTCACAGCGCCTCGTCGAAACCGCGAGCGAGGAGGCGGTGAAAGCGACCTTCGCCTACGTGGACTGCGCGCAGGACACGACCGAGACCCAAGCGGTCCAGACCATCGCCGACAGCGTCAACCGGTCGGAGGTGACCGGAATCAAGGTCCCCGACAAAGGTCTCAGCACGTCGACATACTACAAACGCCTCTGGCGCATCCTCGACGCGCAGTACGACGTCGTTCTCATCATCCTCGACGAGATAGACAAGTTGAACGACGACGACATCCTGATGCAGCTCTCGCGGGCGGGCGAGGCCGGTAAGATAGACCAGTGCAAACTGGGCGTCATCGGAATCAGCAACAAGATACAGTACAAAGACCGGATGGACGAACGGGTCAAATCCAGTCTCTGCGAACGCGAGTTCGTCTTCCCGCCGTACGACGCGAACCAACTCCGTGACATCATGCAGGCCCGCAGCGACGCCTTCCGCGACGGCGTGCTGGACGCGTCGACGATTCCGCGGGCCGCGGCGCTGGCCGCGCGGGAACACGGCGACGCTCGGAAGGCCATCGACATCCTCCGCTACGCCGGCGAGATAGCGCAGTCGACGGCCGCCTCGACCGTTCGCGAGGAGTTCGTTACGCAGGCCCGCGAACGGGCCGAAACCGACCGCTTCCGGGAACTCATCCGCGGGTCGACGCCGCACTCCCGGTACGTCCTCCAAGCCCTCGCGATGCTGTCGCTCTCGAACGACCGCAAGGACGGCTTCCGGACCAGTCGTGTCTACGAGGTGTACGAAAACATCTGCACGGGTCAGGGCTCCGACAGCCTGTCGCTCAGGCGGGTCCGCGACCTGCTGAAAGAACACGCGTTCCTCGACATCATCGAGCAGTCGAAACACAGCGGCGGGAGCGCCGAGGGGAGTTACACGAAACACCAACTGCTCGAAGACCCGCAAGTCGTCAGGGACGTACTGACCGAAAACGTCGGAACGTGA
- a CDS encoding DEAD/DEAH box helicase, producing MTEDDAGDTGDADADADVDARAGNDSAPGADGADGSDAPSTLSEMRSQESNTGVRDEADEATAGDAAADDHDRDATPDDPGEAVEPADDAAPATSAELVDVSVDGFYDALEAEGRPVVTAQQASRRLGLTQSEASEALDRLAREGAVQRMNVEADPVVYYPTEWGKLAERERVVLFPERREIVVDHPTQYTRARLAQFAHLVDSTGDRNTGTRGYLYKIRQEDVWQAPFESLEDLLRMMRSVLPRRSPHLEQWVENQWKRANQFRLYTHEDDYVVLEAASESLMGNVGRQKLDEEHLVAPISDTESWVRDGKESHIKRILYEAGYPVKDDRDLETGAPLDVDLRVELRDYQQDWVDRFTTQKAGVLVGPPGAGKTVTGIGVLGAVGGETLILVPSRELAAQWRSELLRHTSLEEDQIGEYHGGEKQVRPVTIATYQTAGMDRHRSLFDDREWGLIVYDEVHHVPSRIYRRSADLQAKHRLGLSATPIREDDKEKEIFTLIGPPIGTDWSKLFDAGYVQEPEVEIRYVPWADDTARNEWSSADGREKHQLAAMNPQKVAETRRLLRQHPESKALVFVDYLDQGEAIAEALDVPFISGEMRHHHRERLFRQFREGELRTLVISRVGDEGIDLPNAELAVVASGLGGSRRQGAQRAGRTMRPAGNALVYVLATRGTSEEDFAQRQMRHLAEKGVRVTESDLSD from the coding sequence ATGACCGAGGACGACGCCGGCGACACCGGCGACGCCGATGCCGACGCCGACGTTGACGCCCGCGCTGGGAACGACTCCGCGCCCGGTGCCGACGGCGCCGACGGCTCCGACGCTCCTTCGACGCTCTCCGAGATGCGGTCGCAGGAGTCCAACACCGGTGTCCGCGACGAGGCCGACGAAGCGACCGCCGGCGACGCGGCCGCGGACGACCACGACCGAGACGCGACTCCGGACGACCCCGGCGAGGCTGTCGAACCGGCGGACGACGCGGCGCCCGCAACGTCGGCCGAACTCGTCGACGTCTCCGTCGACGGCTTCTACGACGCTTTGGAGGCCGAGGGTCGCCCCGTCGTGACCGCCCAGCAGGCGAGCCGACGGCTGGGCCTCACGCAGTCGGAGGCGTCCGAAGCCCTCGACCGGTTGGCCCGCGAGGGGGCGGTCCAGCGGATGAACGTCGAGGCGGACCCGGTGGTCTACTACCCGACCGAGTGGGGGAAACTGGCCGAACGCGAACGCGTCGTCCTGTTCCCGGAGCGCCGCGAGATAGTCGTCGACCACCCGACACAGTACACACGCGCGCGACTCGCCCAGTTCGCCCACCTCGTCGACTCCACGGGCGACCGGAACACCGGCACTCGGGGCTACCTCTACAAGATTCGACAAGAAGACGTCTGGCAGGCGCCGTTCGAGTCGCTGGAGGACTTACTGCGGATGATGCGCTCGGTGCTCCCCCGCCGGTCGCCGCACCTCGAACAGTGGGTCGAGAACCAGTGGAAGCGCGCGAACCAGTTCCGCCTCTACACCCACGAGGACGACTACGTGGTGCTCGAAGCCGCCTCCGAGAGCCTGATGGGCAACGTGGGGCGGCAGAAACTCGACGAGGAACACCTCGTCGCGCCCATCTCCGACACCGAGAGCTGGGTCCGCGACGGCAAGGAGTCGCACATCAAGCGCATCCTCTACGAGGCGGGCTACCCGGTGAAAGACGACCGCGACTTGGAGACGGGGGCGCCCCTCGACGTGGACCTCCGCGTGGAACTCCGCGACTACCAGCAGGACTGGGTCGACCGCTTCACAACGCAGAAGGCGGGCGTCCTCGTCGGTCCGCCCGGGGCGGGCAAGACCGTGACCGGCATCGGCGTCCTCGGGGCCGTCGGCGGCGAGACGCTCATCCTCGTCCCCTCGCGCGAACTCGCCGCGCAGTGGCGCTCGGAACTGCTCAGACACACCTCCTTGGAGGAGGACCAAATCGGCGAGTACCACGGCGGGGAAAAGCAGGTCCGACCGGTCACCATCGCCACCTACCAGACGGCCGGGATGGACCGCCACCGTTCGCTGTTCGACGACCGCGAGTGGGGCCTCATCGTCTACGACGAAGTGCACCACGTCCCCTCGCGCATCTACCGCCGGAGCGCGGACCTGCAGGCGAAACACCGACTCGGCCTCTCCGCGACGCCCATCCGCGAGGACGACAAGGAGAAGGAGATATTCACGCTCATCGGCCCGCCCATCGGCACCGACTGGTCGAAACTGTTCGACGCGGGCTACGTCCAAGAGCCCGAAGTCGAAATCCGCTACGTGCCGTGGGCGGACGACACCGCCCGCAACGAGTGGTCCAGCGCGGACGGGCGCGAGAAACACCAACTCGCGGCGATGAACCCGCAGAAGGTGGCCGAGACGCGCCGTCTCCTGCGCCAACACCCCGAGTCGAAGGCGCTCGTCTTCGTCGACTACCTCGACCAGGGCGAGGCCATCGCGGAGGCGTTGGACGTCCCCTTCATCAGCGGCGAGATGCGCCACCACCACCGCGAACGCCTGTTTCGGCAGTTCCGAGAGGGGGAGCTCAGAACGCTCGTCATCTCCCGCGTCGGCGACGAGGGTATCGACCTCCCGAACGCCGAACTCGCCGTCGTGGCCTCGGGTCTCGGCGGGTCACGCCGACAGGGCGCCCAGCGCGCGGGGCGGACGATGCGCCCCGCGGGCAACGCTCTCGTCTACGTGCTCGCCACGCGCGGGACGAGCGAGGAGGACTTCGCGCAGCGACAGATGCGCCACCTCGCGGAGAAGGGCGTCCGCGTCACCGAGAGCGACCTGAGCGACTGA
- a CDS encoding N-6 DNA methylase, producing the protein MTPAPESDSNLDEDRLDACETLLDRYRAALRDRSDDPPVAEARESWRAFVGEHHGPVFDRLADESTSGSRSATEPLSPPDDADDVAREVFVRTLSFDFLLSTLSAAAEREFSVAVTPPRSSASDGDGGRSDSTPDLLAAFDAVHGTVRPDLSSAVRTAAADAAGAFVRESDPTAVAELHRRTVPRPVRRVFGRYDTPAGLAELAVESVRADETDAFRDALVLDPGCGAGAFLAAAARAKFDSADADADANPSALAAHVAESVRGFDVNPVAVRASRLALVLACRPLLRRDGVEAFAPRVALADATETTAEDAPLSGARADVLLGNPPWLTWDSLTPRVKERWREGPMADPALDLFPHRGREARLGHANDDLSVPYVWTCLHRLLRDGGRAAFVLKRDLMTGPAGELLRRRRVGDRSLAMRRVHDFGSLSPFGREVDAGTALYRLDVGGAGSADTPDDSAAEKSAADNPGTDVEIPATRWSRADARPDDARSADVAPAFGSLSDLRRTLAAEETAFVAADPTTEASPWIRADAERGALGPSEYRIRHGVKDDAKAVYALDRETIEANDIEPDHVYPYLKSKHVVKYGLFGHDRLLVPQRLAGENNEAALRREAPNTYAYLDANRERLESRGSSWFDGGPFYSLFGLGPYTWADYKVVWCRLGYKPHFAVVSTVDDPLLGEKPVVPGDHCMFVGTDEEREAHYLCGLLNSAPYQRCLRDISSGGKSSLSKSTVSRLATPEWEGTERQAALAEASMRAHRIVPDHVDCSKRAYNAKTVPELDAAQARVDRLAERFLAARDDQ; encoded by the coding sequence ATGACCCCCGCACCCGAATCCGACTCCAACCTCGACGAGGACCGACTCGACGCCTGCGAGACACTCCTCGACCGGTACCGCGCCGCCCTCCGCGACCGCTCGGACGACCCTCCGGTGGCCGAGGCCCGCGAGTCGTGGCGGGCGTTCGTCGGCGAGCACCACGGTCCGGTGTTCGACCGACTGGCGGACGAATCGACCTCCGGTTCGCGGTCCGCGACCGAACCGCTGTCGCCCCCGGACGACGCCGACGATGTCGCCCGCGAGGTGTTCGTCCGGACGCTCTCGTTCGATTTCCTGCTCTCGACGCTCTCGGCCGCCGCCGAACGCGAGTTCTCGGTCGCGGTGACTCCCCCTCGTTCGTCCGCTTCCGACGGCGACGGCGGTCGTTCCGATTCCACCCCCGACCTCCTCGCCGCGTTCGACGCCGTCCACGGGACGGTCCGTCCCGACCTCTCGTCCGCGGTTCGGACCGCCGCGGCCGACGCGGCGGGCGCGTTCGTCCGCGAGTCGGACCCGACGGCCGTCGCCGAACTCCACCGGCGGACCGTCCCGCGCCCCGTCCGGCGCGTCTTCGGCCGCTACGACACCCCCGCCGGACTGGCCGAACTGGCGGTCGAGAGCGTCCGCGCCGACGAAACCGATGCGTTCCGCGACGCCCTCGTCCTCGACCCGGGGTGCGGCGCGGGCGCGTTCCTCGCCGCCGCGGCGCGGGCGAAATTCGACTCCGCAGACGCCGACGCCGACGCGAACCCCTCCGCCCTCGCCGCACACGTCGCCGAGTCGGTCCGCGGGTTCGACGTGAACCCGGTCGCCGTCCGCGCCTCCCGCCTCGCACTGGTCCTCGCGTGTCGTCCCCTCCTCCGCCGCGACGGCGTCGAAGCGTTCGCGCCGCGGGTCGCCCTCGCGGACGCGACGGAGACGACGGCCGAAGACGCACCCCTGAGCGGTGCGCGCGCGGACGTCCTCCTCGGCAACCCGCCGTGGCTGACGTGGGACTCGCTGACGCCGCGGGTGAAAGAGCGCTGGCGCGAGGGGCCGATGGCCGACCCGGCTCTCGACCTGTTTCCTCATCGGGGGCGGGAGGCCCGCCTCGGGCACGCGAACGACGACCTCTCCGTCCCGTACGTCTGGACCTGTCTCCACCGCCTCCTCCGCGACGGCGGCCGCGCGGCGTTCGTCCTCAAGCGAGACCTGATGACCGGACCGGCGGGCGAACTCCTGCGCCGGCGCCGCGTCGGCGACCGCTCGCTGGCGATGCGCCGCGTCCACGACTTCGGGTCGCTGTCGCCGTTCGGCCGCGAGGTCGACGCCGGAACCGCGCTGTACCGTCTGGACGTGGGCGGCGCGGGGAGCGCCGACACGCCCGACGACTCCGCGGCCGAGAAATCCGCCGCCGACAACCCCGGTACCGACGTCGAGATTCCGGCGACGAGGTGGTCGCGCGCCGACGCGCGACCCGACGACGCGCGGTCCGCCGACGTCGCGCCCGCGTTCGGATCGCTGTCGGACCTCCGGCGGACCCTCGCCGCCGAGGAGACGGCGTTCGTCGCTGCCGACCCGACGACCGAGGCGTCGCCGTGGATTCGCGCGGACGCCGAACGCGGGGCGCTCGGTCCCTCCGAGTACCGCATCCGTCACGGCGTCAAGGACGACGCGAAGGCGGTGTACGCGCTGGACCGCGAGACCATCGAGGCGAACGACATCGAACCCGACCACGTCTACCCCTACCTGAAATCCAAGCACGTCGTGAAGTACGGCCTGTTCGGCCACGATAGACTCCTCGTCCCCCAGCGACTCGCCGGCGAGAACAACGAGGCGGCCCTCCGCCGCGAGGCGCCGAACACGTACGCCTACCTCGACGCGAACCGCGAGCGACTGGAGTCCCGCGGGTCGTCGTGGTTCGACGGCGGGCCGTTCTACTCGCTGTTCGGCCTCGGGCCGTACACGTGGGCCGACTACAAGGTCGTCTGGTGTCGCCTCGGCTACAAACCTCACTTCGCGGTCGTCTCGACCGTCGATGACCCCCTTCTCGGCGAGAAACCGGTCGTCCCCGGCGACCACTGCATGTTCGTCGGCACCGACGAGGAACGCGAGGCGCACTACCTCTGCGGCCTCCTGAACTCCGCGCCGTACCAGCGCTGTCTGCGCGATATCTCTTCGGGGGGAAAATCGAGCCTCTCGAAATCGACCGTCTCCAGACTGGCGACGCCCGAGTGGGAGGGCACGGAGCGACAGGCCGCCCTCGCAGAGGCGTCGATGCGAGCCCACCGAATCGTCCCCGACCACGTCGACTGCTCGAAGCGAGCGTACAACGCGAAGACCGTCCCGGAACTCGACGCCGCGCAGGCGCGGGTCGACCGACTCGCCGAGCGGTTTCTGGCCGCCCGCGACGACCAATGA
- a CDS encoding 2Fe-2S iron-sulfur cluster-binding protein yields the protein MNKRHGDGDGNGASGDENRNRDEVRVLVRHGNEETETFASVGETLRDHLLDCGLSPYTRLTERANCGGNGLCATCGVRIREGEPAPEHWHDRLAARFGYPRLSCQIRVREPMTVELVEDKYVWGGRE from the coding sequence GTGAACAAACGGCACGGGGACGGGGACGGGAACGGCGCGAGCGGAGATGAGAACAGGAATCGAGACGAGGTTCGCGTCCTCGTTCGCCACGGGAACGAGGAAACGGAGACGTTCGCCTCCGTCGGCGAGACGCTCAGAGACCACCTGCTCGACTGCGGCCTCTCGCCGTACACGCGGCTGACCGAGCGCGCGAACTGCGGCGGCAACGGGCTCTGTGCCACCTGCGGCGTTCGGATTAGAGAGGGCGAACCCGCGCCGGAGCACTGGCACGACAGGCTGGCGGCGCGGTTCGGCTACCCGCGGCTCTCGTGTCAGATTCGAGTGCGCGAACCCATGACGGTGGAGTTGGTCGAGGACAAGTACGTGTGGGGCGGACGGGAATGA
- a CDS encoding MaoC family dehydratase, which yields MPVATVGDAAEASLRVTESTIDEFAALSGDENPIHLDDAYAAETLFGGRVAHGMIAASVLSAAMARLPGDIVYCSQDLTFERPVRPGDEIRATAEVVEELGGDRLRAETTARVDGAVAVSGEATVLSLPHEDGEENAC from the coding sequence ATGCCGGTCGCAACCGTCGGCGACGCCGCCGAGGCGTCGCTCCGCGTCACCGAGTCGACCATCGACGAGTTCGCCGCCCTCTCGGGCGACGAGAACCCCATCCACCTCGACGACGCCTACGCCGCGGAGACGCTGTTCGGCGGCCGGGTGGCTCACGGGATGATAGCCGCCTCCGTCCTCAGCGCGGCGATGGCGAGACTGCCCGGCGACATCGTCTACTGCTCGCAGGACCTCACCTTCGAGCGTCCGGTCCGGCCGGGCGACGAGATTCGAGCGACGGCTGAGGTGGTCGAGGAACTGGGCGGCGACCGCCTCCGCGCGGAGACGACGGCCCGCGTCGACGGGGCGGTCGCGGTGAGCGGCGAGGCGACGGTGCTGTCGCTCCCGCACGAGGACGGAGAGGAGAACGCGTGCTAG